The Drosophila gunungcola strain Sukarami chromosome 3L unlocalized genomic scaffold, Dgunungcola_SK_2 000003F, whole genome shotgun sequence genome contains a region encoding:
- the LOC128258214 gene encoding uncharacterized protein LOC128258214 isoform X2: MVRKSKEKVKTIAEPIQKWDLIPESEILDREAKYMSRLNDFGVSAQLVKHAQSDFYEQEVERAAREHWERHLRCDGLPRPYLPVEIRTFLSKMRFYDEIESNNSMDWTLSVDERSILNQNIFRVDKTRSVMRLTKDNPGVPYGNNVYMCLETLKQMDIMLDNEAELVRMSEKRQMDIMDVYTEVELEIDELFNRLTYRLLKMQKTYMDSEDGKVATWSYKCEPWELDMWGLLNVPIIFENLELPVMLAELKATGVEVQIPRSVLKDCVTLRSIHTEFDNISQNAKSFETPVGTSVNYPTAGIVDIEKSVVNEWLMQQVIQEETLSLMLSRRQEYEDMMQIIAEKTEAAAKAAKQSDTDKTIKIIIPKAPKEPPAVPQGMFPDIYSDFLRMEDSQYLGYLDEVYHPRHLDMQEFEINLREYIMLGGIYAIMFIRRPDQTQFQKFNIVLHEDGRVLHSMPEMVAEVQGENIRKSNVSRKTRETFRGTKIKLEDDELPYFIVTLQLPQDLCKWNEPVVCHFMTEQELIPIEYKRESIWMPTMQSFISHSAFNESPGSIMHRGSRFSDDSANIFRPTIRSLLRQSKLESIQLAEIPLEDFDLRKKLNNLEIRTLERHCLPRIISTFKFPIDFRDEPREGAKGPGKKGLIKRPEAEEVVTEAKSLDLDFDCQVNTAERLYPFFPAVDPIQYPMLAEDAEPGPINSSTALGLLKAVDDIKSKYKARPFNLFSQPDEQDKKLKQKKKEDEELPEGQMGRRKPSKISEKIRQSLRDKKSSGVSEIPSDGMQAQDVTHWTTKYIKDCILDRATSKITFKTDRLGYFGLAFKRYEHFPFREWSLQPSEENPDEIILSVDTFHVRIFFYITSKGVRGYVTDLTKGYSAKPVKYLEIVEPISDFREMRKQKYQYICRERCSFLYRKWILFHEACGIRAPHI, encoded by the exons ATGGTGagaaaaagtaaagaaaaggTCAAAACCATTGCGGAGCCGATACAAAAATGGGATCTAATACCAGAGAGTGAAATTTTGGATCGAGAGGCTAAGTATATGAGCCGCCTAAATGATTTTGGCGTTAGTGCTCAATTAGTAAAGC ACGCCCAAAGCGACTTCTATGAACAGGAGGTGGAGAGAGCGGCTAGGGAACATTGGGAACGCCATCTGCGCTGCGATGGACTACCTCGTCCCTATCTTCCTGTCGAAATAAGAACGTTTCTATCCAAAATGCGGTTCTACGATGAAATCGAATCAAACAATTCAATGGACTGGACTTTGTCGGTGGACGAGCGATCAATATTGAATCAGAATATCTTTCGGGTGGACAAAACGCGAAGTGTGATGAGGCTGACCAAAGATAATCCAGGTGTGCCCTACGGCAATAATGTCTACATGTGCCTGGAAACATTGAAACAAATGGATATAATGCTGGACAACGAGGCGGAATTGGTGCGAATGTCTGAAAAAAGGCAGATGGATATTATGGAT GTTTATACGGAAGTCGAGCTGGAAATTGATGAACTTTTTAATCGCCTTACCTATCGGCTATTGAAAATGCAGAAAACCTATATGGA ttccgAAGATGGGAAAGTGGCTACATGGAGCTACAAGTGTGAGCCCTGGGAGTTGGATATGTGGGGCCTTCTAAATGTCCCCATAATCTTTGAAAATTTGGA ATTGCCAGTTATGTTGGCCGAGCTAAAGGCCACGGGCGTTGAAGTCCAAATACCAAGAAGTGTTCTTAAAGATTGCGTAACACTTCGAAGTATACACACGGAATTCGACAACATCTCACAGAATGCCAAAAGCTTCGAAACACCGGTGGGTACATCGGTCAATTATCCCACCGCTGGAATTGTGGATATTGAGAAATCGGTCGTTAATGAATGGCTCATGCAGCAGGTTATTCAGGAGGAGACACTGAGTCTGATGTTGAGCAGGCGTCAAGAGTACGAGGATATGATGCAGATCATCGCCGAAAAAACGGAGGCGGCAGCTAAGGCTGCCAAACAAAGTGATACCGATAAAAccatcaaaattataataccaaaAGCCCCGAAAGAGCCTCCGGCGGTTCCACAGGGTATGTTTCCCGATATCTACAGCGATTTTCTCAGAATGGAGGATAGCCAGTATTTGGGTTACCTTGACGAGGTGTATCATCCAAGGCATCTGGATATGCAGGAATTCGAG ATAAATCTTAGAGAGTACATCATGCTTGGTGGAATTTATGCGATCATGTTCATAAGGCGACCTGACCAAACTCAGTTCCAGAAGTTTAACATAGTTTTGCACGAGGATGGTCGAGTGCTGCACTCCATGCCGGAAATGGTGGCCGAAGTCCAAGGGGAAAATATACGCAAGTCGAATGTTAGCCGAAAGACCAGAGAGACCTTTCGGGGCACCAAAATCAAGCTTGAGGATGACGAGCTACCCTATTTCATCGTGACACTGCAGCTGCCGCAGGATCTGTGCAAGTGGAATGAGCCCGTGGTTTGCCACTTCATGACGGAGCAGGAACTCATTCCGATCGAATACAAACGCGAGTCCATATGGATGCCAACCATGCAGAGTTTCATAAGTCATTCGGCATTTAACGAGAGTCCAGGCAGTATCATGCATCGCGGCAGTCGATTCTCAGATGACTCTGCCAATATATTTCGGCCCACCATTCGTTCGTTGCTCAGGCAAAGTAAATTGGAATCGATTCAGCTAGCCGAAATTCCCTTGGAAGATTTTGATCTGCGTaaaaaattgaacaatttGGAGATACGAACCTTGGAGAGACATTGCTTGCCCCGCATTATTTCGACGTTTAAGTTTCCCATAGATTTCCGCGATGAGCCACGGGAAGGGGCAAAGGGGCCGGGCAAAAAGGGTTTGATCAAGCGGCCAGAAGCCGAAGAAGTGGTCACTGAGGCTAAGAGTTTAGATTTAGACTTCGATTGCCAGGTCAATACCGCGGAACGCTTGTATCCCTTCTTTCCGGCCGTAGATCCTATACAGTATCCCATGCTTGCCGAGGATGCGGAACCTGGACCTATCAATTCCTCTACAGCGCTTGGTCTTCTGAAAGCCGTTGACGACATCAAATCGAAATATAAAGCAAGGCCATTTAACCTTTTCAGTCAGCCCGACGAGCAGGACAAGAAattgaagcaaaaaaaaaaggaggatGAAGAGTTACCAGAGGGGCAGATGGGCAGACGCAAGCCGAgtaaaatttctgaaaaaataCGACAAAGTTTGAGGGATAAAAAATCCAGCGGCGTTTCGGAAATACCTAGTGACGGGATGCAGGCCCAAGACGTGACCCATTGGACCacaaaatacattaaagaCTGCATTCTTGATCGTGCAACTAGCAAAATTACGTTTAAGACCGACCGACTGGGATATTTTGGATTAGCCTTCAAGCGGTACGAGCATTTTCCATTTCGCGAGTGGTCACTACAGCCAAGTGAGGAAAA TCCGGATGAGATAATACTTAGCGTGGACACATTTCATGTCCGTATATTTTTCTACATCACATCGAAAGGAGTGCGGGGATATGTGACCGATCTGACTAAGGGTTACAGTGCCAAGCCAGTTAAATATCTGGAGATTGTGGAGCCCATCTCGGACTTTCGGGAAATGCGCAAG caaaaatatcaatatatttGCCGAGAACGATGCTCATTTCTATATAGAAAATGGATACTTTTCCATGAAGCATGTGGCATTAGAGCACCACACATATAA
- the LOC128258214 gene encoding uncharacterized protein LOC128258214 isoform X1: MVRKSKEKVKTIAEPIQKWDLIPESEILDREAKYMSRLNDFGVSAQLVKHAQSDFYEQEVERAAREHWERHLRCDGLPRPYLPVEIRTFLSKMRFYDEIESNNSMDWTLSVDERSILNQNIFRVDKTRSVMRLTKDNPGVPYGNNVYMCLETLKQMDIMLDNEAELVRMSEKRQMDIMDVYTEVELEIDELFNRLTYRLLKMQKTYMDSEDGKVATWSYKCEPWELDMWGLLNVPIIFENLELPVMLAELKATGVEVQIPRSVLKDCVTLRSIHTEFDNISQNAKSFETPVGTSVNYPTAGIVDIEKSVVNEWLMQQVIQEETLSLMLSRRQEYEDMMQIIAEKTEAAAKAAKQSDTDKTIKIIIPKAPKEPPAVPQGMFPDIYSDFLRMEDSQYLGYLDEVYHPRHLDMQEFEINLREYIMLGGIYAIMFIRRPDQTQFQKFNIVLHEDGRVLHSMPEMVAEVQGENIRKSNVSRKTRETFRGTKIKLEDDELPYFIVTLQLPQDLCKWNEPVVCHFMTEQELIPIEYKRESIWMPTMQSFISHSAFNESPGSIMHRGSRFSDDSANIFRPTIRSLLRQSKLESIQLAEIPLEDFDLRKKLNNLEIRTLERHCLPRIISTFKFPIDFRDEPREGAKGPGKKGLIKRPEAEEVVTEAKSLDLDFDCQVNTAERLYPFFPAVDPIQYPMLAEDAEPGPINSSTALGLLKAVDDIKSKYKARPFNLFSQPDEQDKKLKQKKKEDEELPEGQMGRRKPSKISEKIRQSLRDKKSSGVSEIPSDGMQAQDVTHWTTKYIKDCILDRATSKITFKTDRLGYFGLAFKRYEHFPFREWSLQPSEENPDEIILSVDTFHVRIFFYITSKGVRGYVTDLTKGYSAKPVKYLEIVEPISDFREMRKLFISKNINIFAENDAHFYIENGYFSMKHVALEHHTYNIMALHCKLMKFYRSSWNRLATRRDIILGMKIAKEASDYSEVTLRITPENTTFVQVSENCSDKVNVIVLSYANTWRNIGEYTDLHQAINSMVPNATEVRNKDSILLHNVTRMLKEIRLLSYS; this comes from the exons ATGGTGagaaaaagtaaagaaaaggTCAAAACCATTGCGGAGCCGATACAAAAATGGGATCTAATACCAGAGAGTGAAATTTTGGATCGAGAGGCTAAGTATATGAGCCGCCTAAATGATTTTGGCGTTAGTGCTCAATTAGTAAAGC ACGCCCAAAGCGACTTCTATGAACAGGAGGTGGAGAGAGCGGCTAGGGAACATTGGGAACGCCATCTGCGCTGCGATGGACTACCTCGTCCCTATCTTCCTGTCGAAATAAGAACGTTTCTATCCAAAATGCGGTTCTACGATGAAATCGAATCAAACAATTCAATGGACTGGACTTTGTCGGTGGACGAGCGATCAATATTGAATCAGAATATCTTTCGGGTGGACAAAACGCGAAGTGTGATGAGGCTGACCAAAGATAATCCAGGTGTGCCCTACGGCAATAATGTCTACATGTGCCTGGAAACATTGAAACAAATGGATATAATGCTGGACAACGAGGCGGAATTGGTGCGAATGTCTGAAAAAAGGCAGATGGATATTATGGAT GTTTATACGGAAGTCGAGCTGGAAATTGATGAACTTTTTAATCGCCTTACCTATCGGCTATTGAAAATGCAGAAAACCTATATGGA ttccgAAGATGGGAAAGTGGCTACATGGAGCTACAAGTGTGAGCCCTGGGAGTTGGATATGTGGGGCCTTCTAAATGTCCCCATAATCTTTGAAAATTTGGA ATTGCCAGTTATGTTGGCCGAGCTAAAGGCCACGGGCGTTGAAGTCCAAATACCAAGAAGTGTTCTTAAAGATTGCGTAACACTTCGAAGTATACACACGGAATTCGACAACATCTCACAGAATGCCAAAAGCTTCGAAACACCGGTGGGTACATCGGTCAATTATCCCACCGCTGGAATTGTGGATATTGAGAAATCGGTCGTTAATGAATGGCTCATGCAGCAGGTTATTCAGGAGGAGACACTGAGTCTGATGTTGAGCAGGCGTCAAGAGTACGAGGATATGATGCAGATCATCGCCGAAAAAACGGAGGCGGCAGCTAAGGCTGCCAAACAAAGTGATACCGATAAAAccatcaaaattataataccaaaAGCCCCGAAAGAGCCTCCGGCGGTTCCACAGGGTATGTTTCCCGATATCTACAGCGATTTTCTCAGAATGGAGGATAGCCAGTATTTGGGTTACCTTGACGAGGTGTATCATCCAAGGCATCTGGATATGCAGGAATTCGAG ATAAATCTTAGAGAGTACATCATGCTTGGTGGAATTTATGCGATCATGTTCATAAGGCGACCTGACCAAACTCAGTTCCAGAAGTTTAACATAGTTTTGCACGAGGATGGTCGAGTGCTGCACTCCATGCCGGAAATGGTGGCCGAAGTCCAAGGGGAAAATATACGCAAGTCGAATGTTAGCCGAAAGACCAGAGAGACCTTTCGGGGCACCAAAATCAAGCTTGAGGATGACGAGCTACCCTATTTCATCGTGACACTGCAGCTGCCGCAGGATCTGTGCAAGTGGAATGAGCCCGTGGTTTGCCACTTCATGACGGAGCAGGAACTCATTCCGATCGAATACAAACGCGAGTCCATATGGATGCCAACCATGCAGAGTTTCATAAGTCATTCGGCATTTAACGAGAGTCCAGGCAGTATCATGCATCGCGGCAGTCGATTCTCAGATGACTCTGCCAATATATTTCGGCCCACCATTCGTTCGTTGCTCAGGCAAAGTAAATTGGAATCGATTCAGCTAGCCGAAATTCCCTTGGAAGATTTTGATCTGCGTaaaaaattgaacaatttGGAGATACGAACCTTGGAGAGACATTGCTTGCCCCGCATTATTTCGACGTTTAAGTTTCCCATAGATTTCCGCGATGAGCCACGGGAAGGGGCAAAGGGGCCGGGCAAAAAGGGTTTGATCAAGCGGCCAGAAGCCGAAGAAGTGGTCACTGAGGCTAAGAGTTTAGATTTAGACTTCGATTGCCAGGTCAATACCGCGGAACGCTTGTATCCCTTCTTTCCGGCCGTAGATCCTATACAGTATCCCATGCTTGCCGAGGATGCGGAACCTGGACCTATCAATTCCTCTACAGCGCTTGGTCTTCTGAAAGCCGTTGACGACATCAAATCGAAATATAAAGCAAGGCCATTTAACCTTTTCAGTCAGCCCGACGAGCAGGACAAGAAattgaagcaaaaaaaaaaggaggatGAAGAGTTACCAGAGGGGCAGATGGGCAGACGCAAGCCGAgtaaaatttctgaaaaaataCGACAAAGTTTGAGGGATAAAAAATCCAGCGGCGTTTCGGAAATACCTAGTGACGGGATGCAGGCCCAAGACGTGACCCATTGGACCacaaaatacattaaagaCTGCATTCTTGATCGTGCAACTAGCAAAATTACGTTTAAGACCGACCGACTGGGATATTTTGGATTAGCCTTCAAGCGGTACGAGCATTTTCCATTTCGCGAGTGGTCACTACAGCCAAGTGAGGAAAA TCCGGATGAGATAATACTTAGCGTGGACACATTTCATGTCCGTATATTTTTCTACATCACATCGAAAGGAGTGCGGGGATATGTGACCGATCTGACTAAGGGTTACAGTGCCAAGCCAGTTAAATATCTGGAGATTGTGGAGCCCATCTCGGACTTTCGGGAAATGCGCAAG TTATTCATCagcaaaaatatcaatatatttGCCGAGAACGATGCTCATTTCTATATAGAAAATGGATACTTTTCCATGAAGCATGTGGCATTAGAGCACCACACATATAATATCATGGCACTCCATTGCAAGTTGATGAAGTTCTACCGATCCAGCTGGAATCGATTGGCCACACGCCGGGATATCATCTTGGGCATGAAGATTGCCAAAGAAGCTTCTGATTACTCCGAGGTAACACTGCGAATTACCCCCGAGAACACCACCTTCGTTCAGGTTTCAGAGAATTGCTCGGATAAAGTGAATGTGATTGTGCTTAGTTATGCTAACACCTGGCGAAACATTGGC GAATACACGGATCTACATCAGGCCATAAACTCAATGGTTCCTAATGCCACAGAAGTTAGGAATAAGGATTCCATTCTTTTGCATAATGTAACGCGAATGCTAAAAGAGATCAGACTTTTAAGCTATTCGTAG